A genomic stretch from Candidatus Methanomassiliicoccus intestinalis Issoire-Mx1 includes:
- a CDS encoding FecCD family ABC transporter permease, protein METDTSRIISDTDLSDTYKKYTHKRILFIIFCIITAVIAIGVSITIGGRDISFTEVYHILYNHLIGVDYPVGSSEWMDDQIVWNLRLPRSIFALIAGAALAVGGAVMQSVMKNPLADPYTTGVSSGACFGVAVALALGIVATSGSQMDQYGVIINAFIFALIPVAIIILLSPRSRSPATLILAGVAVSYLFNALNTIVLISTDSETLASVYQWQIGSLADLSWDDLLLVTLITVAGTICALAVSKKLNLLLLGDDSAKSLGLDANSLRIVCLLILSLMTAAVISYAGVIGFIGLISPHIVRLIIGSDNRYLIPAAAAFGATFLIIADIVSRIVSDINAVPVGIMISFIGAPIFLYLVVKNKRSLW, encoded by the coding sequence TTGGAAACTGATACCAGCAGAATAATATCAGACACAGATCTAAGTGATACCTATAAGAAATATACACACAAGAGAATTTTATTCATCATATTTTGTATAATTACTGCAGTTATCGCCATTGGAGTTTCCATAACAATCGGTGGAAGAGACATTAGTTTTACTGAAGTCTATCACATATTGTATAATCATTTGATTGGCGTAGATTATCCAGTAGGCTCTTCAGAATGGATGGACGATCAAATAGTGTGGAATCTGAGGCTTCCGCGAAGCATATTCGCCTTAATTGCCGGAGCAGCATTAGCAGTAGGGGGAGCAGTGATGCAGAGTGTAATGAAAAACCCCCTTGCCGATCCATATACCACCGGAGTCTCATCCGGTGCATGTTTTGGAGTAGCAGTCGCATTAGCTTTGGGTATTGTTGCCACATCAGGCTCACAAATGGATCAATATGGTGTAATAATCAACGCATTCATTTTTGCTTTGATACCAGTTGCAATAATTATTTTACTATCTCCAAGAAGCCGTTCTCCAGCAACATTAATATTGGCAGGTGTAGCGGTTTCATATTTATTCAATGCACTCAACACTATTGTTCTTATATCTACAGATTCTGAAACATTGGCCTCTGTCTATCAATGGCAGATCGGATCACTTGCAGATCTTTCATGGGATGATCTTTTATTAGTTACACTTATTACAGTTGCTGGAACAATCTGCGCACTAGCAGTATCTAAAAAACTAAATCTTCTCCTGCTCGGCGATGACAGTGCTAAAAGTTTAGGCTTGGATGCTAATTCTCTGAGAATTGTCTGTTTACTGATACTTTCTTTGATGACTGCTGCTGTGATAAGCTATGCAGGAGTTATAGGTTTTATTGGTTTGATATCTCCTCACATTGTTCGCCTGATCATAGGTTCAGACAACCGTTATTTGATTCCTGCAGCCGCAGCATTTGGTGCTACATTTCTGATAATAGCTGACATAGTCTCACGCATAGTTTCTGATATAAATGCAGTTCCCGTGGGTATAATGATATCTTTTATCGGTGCACCCATTTTTCTGTATTTAGTTGTTAAAAATAAACGGAGTCTGTGGTAA
- the cobN gene encoding cobaltochelatase subunit CobN, giving the protein MFGSLSKHCVNEYHRHIRRGRIFTIIFAISSILLAVASTSVGKYPIGILESYEIIFNHLQGIDPVGYVAELKDFIVWDRNLPRAVAGLTVGAILAIGGAVMQSMMKNPLADSYTTGISSGALFGVTVWLVMGISVVPAAGTYSQILNAFIFAMIPSLVIVIITTFKKITSTAMILIGIAVMYVFSASSSLLKYIADPDALSDIYEWSIGTVGKAGWESVPILIVSAISIFIAMMIVSKSLNVLSSGDNSAVSLGVNPLRLRLFCLIVISLTTAAAVCFTGTIGFVGLVAPHLGRIFVGSNNRYLIPCSASLGALMLISSDCLARVIGTTGLPAGVVTAMIGSPLFLYFLFKQKKSDCDSMKLIHISVQSSDARVMEKAAKTLRDQGINVECFCENCDVIDDNPEVYHRLVKETADADMVFIRCMGDIFRFKKFEKYEEVLKNYAGYVFIYSGSLDLMLLFRHLFKGSDDEFSLLRSFALYKGPENDVGILLWLANKLGLVDSVPEPVKQRTDGIYHPDYSKDISFEDYISNLDPNLPTAGFMFTSNLWIYNNLEHIDAMIHGLEDAGMNVIPVFFSASSMSVHGTYGSSTIFKKYLMDGEKSRVDVVVMCSSFSQLVNSRSTTGMSTPDEENFYKHLTNVPVLQALIVASEYSDYGSSAVGLDKNEISASVAWPEVDGQIITVPIAHSPPEYRKIRRNAPLPDRINHLARLAKNWAMLSRIPPSERRIAILMYQSRPDSGRIGNAAGLDVIESVCSMLKRLKLLGYSVDNIPETGKELITEILENVTNDLEWTPSEVVCEKALDLVDKKDYLQHFDKLSEFDKNSTIEHWGKPPGEIAVEKGKIIIPGLIKGNILIGYQPLRGWGEQIERIYHDPLLMSPHQYLEYYRWIQHEFKANVIVHMGTHGTLEWLPGKNVGLSSSCNPDFVLDATPHVYPYIIDDPGEGIQTKRRSEAVVIGHMNPTMARAGSYDELSEVEVPLQQYFKFKNMAAGERRTILISEIYEAAKKLDLFSDLGISADPGVDGFEPYLDKLHEYITEVKDALIRDGLHVLGRIPEGRHLDENIYSIMKVRNGSISPLREAVGDTMGYDLNHAVDFPNELSEDGRPNSEIIDYADSEVQTLLVEMRALDYNYSKCLDYVNGRYSSVSNSLIECVSFICTFLVPNLKNMGDEINNMMNAFEGKYVLPGPSGAPTRGNARILPMGRNYYGIDPDSVPNPSSWVIGKKMADQMINKYVEEKGTYPREVGFIIWATDTMKTGGDDLAYILWLMGVKPVWSKAGGQVIDLEVVPLSELKRPRIDVTVNITGLFRDTFPNLIDMIDDAVKLVSGLDESSDENYLADNLRKEILEGMKAGLTVDEARRKSSMRIFGAPPGAYGAGVNHAIETSEWKTVEDLADVYISWSSYAYGRGVHGESMKDQFVKRFSKVGVTVKNMPDREIDLLDCDDVYTYLGGMNSFVRAYGNPDAISVMGDGSNPEHLKLRNAAEECKFVFRSKILNPKYVEGLKEHGYRGAAELANVTEYLFAWDATSDIVDDWMYEQLADKFLFDNDTKEWMMDENPHALMNILNRLHEAISREMWNADQDTLEKLKQLYMQTEERLEEITDR; this is encoded by the coding sequence ATGTTCGGATCACTATCGAAACACTGCGTCAATGAATATCACAGACACATACGCCGCGGAAGAATTTTTACTATAATCTTCGCGATATCCTCTATACTCTTGGCAGTTGCTTCCACATCTGTTGGAAAATATCCTATTGGCATATTGGAATCATATGAAATAATCTTTAATCATCTTCAGGGAATTGATCCAGTGGGCTATGTTGCAGAGCTCAAGGATTTTATTGTGTGGGATAGAAATCTTCCCCGTGCTGTTGCTGGTCTTACTGTTGGAGCTATTTTAGCTATCGGGGGAGCAGTGATGCAGAGCATGATGAAAAATCCTCTTGCAGATTCATATACAACAGGTATTTCATCGGGAGCTCTGTTTGGTGTAACCGTCTGGCTTGTTATGGGAATCAGCGTAGTGCCAGCTGCTGGTACATACTCTCAGATACTCAATGCATTCATTTTTGCTATGATCCCCTCTTTGGTCATAGTTATTATTACTACATTTAAAAAAATTACATCTACTGCAATGATACTCATTGGTATTGCAGTGATGTATGTATTTTCTGCGTCTTCATCACTCTTAAAATATATTGCAGATCCGGACGCTCTTTCAGATATCTACGAATGGTCCATAGGAACCGTGGGGAAAGCCGGATGGGAAAGTGTCCCCATATTGATAGTTTCTGCGATTTCAATATTTATTGCAATGATGATAGTTTCTAAAAGTTTAAACGTTTTATCCAGCGGAGACAATAGTGCCGTAAGTCTTGGAGTAAATCCTTTGAGACTTCGCCTGTTCTGTTTAATTGTAATCTCACTTACAACTGCTGCAGCAGTTTGTTTTACAGGCACTATTGGATTTGTAGGTCTGGTAGCTCCGCACCTTGGCAGAATTTTTGTTGGTTCCAATAACCGTTATCTCATTCCCTGTTCTGCTTCCCTGGGTGCACTCATGCTGATCTCTTCTGACTGCCTGGCAAGGGTAATCGGCACCACTGGTTTACCGGCAGGTGTGGTTACAGCGATGATAGGCAGTCCGTTGTTCCTCTATTTCCTTTTTAAACAGAAAAAAAGTGATTGTGACTCTATGAAATTAATTCACATTTCAGTTCAAAGTTCCGATGCTAGAGTTATGGAGAAAGCCGCAAAAACACTTCGTGATCAAGGAATCAATGTAGAATGTTTTTGTGAAAACTGTGACGTAATCGATGACAATCCTGAAGTATACCACCGCCTTGTCAAGGAGACTGCAGATGCAGATATGGTATTCATCAGATGCATGGGGGATATTTTCAGATTTAAGAAGTTTGAAAAATATGAAGAGGTCCTGAAAAACTATGCTGGATATGTATTCATCTATTCTGGGAGTTTAGACTTAATGCTATTATTCCGCCACCTTTTCAAAGGGTCTGATGATGAATTCTCACTTTTGAGGTCCTTTGCTTTATACAAGGGGCCAGAAAATGATGTAGGAATCCTTCTCTGGTTAGCTAACAAACTTGGTCTGGTGGATTCAGTCCCTGAACCTGTGAAACAGAGAACTGACGGCATATATCATCCAGATTACTCAAAGGACATTTCTTTTGAAGATTATATTTCCAACCTTGATCCTAACCTTCCTACTGCAGGATTCATGTTTACGAGTAATTTATGGATATATAATAATCTGGAACATATTGATGCAATGATCCATGGTTTGGAAGATGCAGGAATGAATGTAATTCCCGTATTCTTTTCAGCTTCATCCATGAGCGTTCATGGAACGTACGGTAGTTCTACCATATTCAAGAAGTATCTGATGGATGGTGAAAAATCTCGTGTAGATGTGGTTGTGATGTGTTCGTCATTTTCACAACTTGTTAATTCCAGAAGCACTACCGGAATGAGCACACCAGATGAGGAAAATTTTTACAAACATCTTACAAACGTTCCAGTTCTGCAGGCTCTGATAGTTGCCTCTGAATATTCTGATTATGGGAGCAGTGCGGTTGGGTTGGACAAGAACGAAATTTCTGCATCTGTAGCCTGGCCGGAGGTGGACGGACAGATAATTACTGTGCCGATTGCCCACTCGCCTCCAGAATATAGGAAAATCCGCAGAAACGCCCCTCTGCCGGATAGAATAAATCATCTTGCAAGATTGGCTAAGAATTGGGCCATGCTGAGCAGAATCCCGCCGTCTGAAAGAAGAATTGCTATTCTGATGTACCAGTCCAGGCCTGATTCTGGAAGGATAGGCAATGCTGCAGGTCTTGATGTAATTGAAAGCGTATGTTCAATGCTGAAAAGGCTGAAACTTCTTGGATACTCTGTAGATAATATTCCAGAAACGGGAAAAGAATTAATTACTGAAATATTAGAAAACGTTACAAACGATTTGGAATGGACCCCTTCCGAAGTAGTCTGCGAAAAAGCTTTGGATCTGGTGGATAAAAAGGATTACCTGCAGCATTTCGATAAACTTTCTGAGTTCGATAAAAATTCAACAATTGAGCATTGGGGAAAACCACCAGGAGAGATTGCTGTTGAAAAAGGAAAGATAATAATCCCTGGTCTGATCAAAGGAAATATCCTCATTGGCTACCAGCCTCTAAGGGGATGGGGAGAACAGATTGAGAGAATTTATCATGACCCTCTGCTGATGTCTCCTCATCAGTATCTGGAATATTACAGATGGATTCAGCATGAATTCAAGGCCAATGTAATTGTACATATGGGAACTCATGGAACGCTGGAGTGGCTTCCCGGCAAGAATGTAGGTTTGTCTTCCAGTTGCAATCCTGATTTTGTGCTTGATGCCACTCCTCATGTGTATCCATATATCATTGATGATCCAGGCGAAGGAATACAAACCAAGAGAAGGTCTGAAGCTGTAGTTATCGGGCATATGAATCCCACTATGGCTAGAGCAGGCAGTTATGATGAATTATCAGAGGTGGAGGTCCCTCTTCAGCAGTACTTTAAGTTTAAGAACATGGCTGCTGGCGAGAGGAGAACTATTTTAATTTCTGAAATTTACGAAGCTGCTAAGAAACTTGACTTATTTAGTGATTTAGGGATATCTGCAGATCCAGGGGTAGATGGATTCGAGCCATATCTGGATAAACTCCATGAATATATTACAGAAGTTAAAGATGCTTTGATCCGTGATGGGCTTCATGTCCTGGGACGAATTCCTGAAGGACGTCATCTGGATGAGAACATTTATTCAATAATGAAAGTTAGAAATGGTTCAATTTCGCCACTGAGGGAAGCTGTAGGTGACACTATGGGATATGATCTCAACCATGCTGTAGATTTTCCGAATGAACTGAGTGAGGACGGAAGACCTAACAGCGAAATAATTGATTATGCCGATTCGGAAGTCCAGACTCTCTTGGTTGAAATGAGGGCACTCGATTATAATTATTCTAAATGCCTTGATTATGTCAATGGACGTTATAGTTCAGTTTCAAATTCACTTATAGAATGTGTCTCATTCATTTGTACTTTTTTAGTACCTAATCTAAAAAATATGGGTGATGAAATCAACAATATGATGAATGCATTTGAAGGGAAATATGTGCTCCCAGGACCATCTGGAGCTCCTACACGTGGAAATGCCCGCATACTGCCGATGGGCAGGAACTACTACGGCATCGATCCTGATAGCGTTCCTAATCCTTCTTCATGGGTCATAGGAAAGAAAATGGCTGACCAGATGATCAACAAGTATGTGGAAGAAAAAGGAACCTACCCGAGGGAGGTAGGATTCATCATCTGGGCTACAGACACTATGAAAACAGGAGGAGATGATTTAGCATATATCCTCTGGCTCATGGGTGTAAAACCTGTGTGGTCCAAAGCCGGTGGCCAGGTGATAGACCTGGAAGTCGTTCCTTTGTCTGAGTTGAAGCGTCCTAGAATTGATGTGACTGTAAACATCACAGGACTTTTCAGGGATACATTTCCCAATCTTATCGATATGATTGATGATGCTGTTAAACTTGTGTCTGGGCTTGACGAATCAAGTGATGAAAATTATCTTGCTGATAACTTGAGAAAAGAAATCCTTGAAGGAATGAAAGCAGGCCTTACAGTTGATGAAGCCCGCAGGAAGTCTTCCATGCGCATATTCGGTGCACCTCCTGGAGCGTATGGTGCCGGTGTCAACCATGCCATAGAAACCAGTGAATGGAAAACCGTGGAAGATCTGGCAGATGTTTACATTTCATGGTCGAGCTATGCATATGGAAGAGGAGTTCACGGAGAAAGTATGAAGGATCAATTTGTCAAACGCTTCAGCAAAGTCGGTGTTACAGTCAAGAATATGCCCGATCGGGAGATAGATCTGCTTGACTGCGATGACGTATACACATATCTTGGCGGAATGAATTCTTTTGTAAGGGCTTATGGTAATCCAGATGCAATTTCTGTTATGGGGGATGGTTCAAATCCTGAGCACCTGAAACTTAGAAATGCCGCAGAAGAGTGTAAATTCGTATTCAGAAGTAAAATCCTCAATCCCAAATATGTTGAAGGCTTGAAAGAGCACGGTTATCGTGGAGCTGCAGAGCTGGCGAATGTTACAGAATATTTGTTTGCATGGGACGCAACTTCAGATATTGTTGATGACTGGATGTATGAGCAGCTGGCTGATAAATTTTTATTTGATAATGACACGAAGGAGTGGATGATGGATGAAAATCCCCACGCTTTGATGAATATCTTGAACAGGCTGCACGAAGCAATATCCCGGGAGATGTGGAATGCAGATCAAGATACCTTGGAGAAATTAAAGCAGCTGTATATGCAGACTGAAGAAAGACTGGAAGAAATCACAGACCGCTGA
- a CDS encoding ABC transporter permease gives MLIFTILDESVRVAWADLCYFKKNFLVVVISCLIGPLLYLLAFGYGLGSGMSGGSGNYIAFIIPGIVSLTTLSSSFGSTSSKILIQRLFYMSFDELVLCPIHVSSIVIGKALMGTLRSVLSCMIILIIGMIISPAVSITPLVILFIIISSFTFALLGVLAGMLAKSNQALNLFNSVVIIPMTFLCGTLFNVSSLPSIFSYIIYALPLTHSTECIRSASLGWDVPYASIAIMLIYCAVFFIADYHLIKKGSS, from the coding sequence ATGCTGATATTCACCATACTTGACGAATCTGTACGCGTAGCATGGGCGGATCTGTGCTATTTCAAAAAGAATTTCTTAGTAGTGGTAATCTCCTGCCTGATAGGGCCTTTGCTGTATCTTCTGGCATTTGGTTATGGTCTGGGCAGCGGCATGTCAGGTGGAAGCGGAAACTACATAGCATTCATAATTCCAGGTATTGTGTCACTGACGACACTGTCATCCAGTTTCGGTTCGACTTCTTCGAAGATTCTAATTCAAAGGCTGTTTTACATGAGTTTTGATGAACTTGTTCTCTGTCCGATTCATGTTTCTTCGATAGTAATTGGAAAAGCGCTAATGGGGACTTTGAGAAGCGTGCTGAGCTGCATGATTATTCTCATAATAGGAATGATTATCTCACCAGCAGTTTCAATAACGCCACTTGTAATTTTATTCATAATCATATCAAGTTTCACATTCGCTCTGCTGGGAGTTTTAGCCGGCATGCTAGCTAAATCAAATCAGGCATTGAACCTTTTCAACAGCGTTGTTATAATTCCAATGACATTTCTATGCGGGACATTGTTTAATGTTTCATCGCTGCCAAGCATATTCAGTTATATCATCTACGCACTTCCGCTTACTCATTCTACAGAATGCATCAGATCAGCATCTCTGGGCTGGGATGTTCCATATGCTTCGATAGCAATCATGCTGATATACTGTGCTGTATTTTTTATTGCAGACTATCACTTAATTAAAAAAGGAAGTTCCTGA
- a CDS encoding ABC transporter ATP-binding protein, whose protein sequence is MDDISNSDILQADHLIKKFDNFTAVNDVSISVKKGEIFGFLGPNGAGKTTTIRMLTTITTPTFGNITIAGYNIQKDRINARKYLGITQQHISLDKDITVRENIKHHALLQKIPRAEIEERIKEVSSLLGLEEYMDRTISSLSGGWKRKTAIVCSIIHRPKILFLDEPTAGLDTRSRHMLWDLIRMLNSNGTTIFLTTHYIEEAESLCDRVGIMNYGRIIALGTPKELCQKIGSMTVELIGDDGKIYNRYFPDRSSAKEFVQATTENYNIIRKTNLEDVFLEITGEDTAADKLVRC, encoded by the coding sequence GTGGATGATATTTCCAACTCTGACATACTACAAGCCGATCACCTTATTAAAAAATTTGACAACTTCACCGCTGTCAATGATGTCAGCATCTCTGTTAAAAAGGGAGAAATCTTCGGATTTCTAGGCCCCAATGGAGCCGGAAAAACTACAACCATACGTATGCTGACTACAATCACTACCCCAACATTCGGAAATATCACCATCGCCGGATACAACATTCAAAAAGATCGTATCAACGCTAGAAAATACCTTGGAATAACACAGCAGCATATCAGCTTGGACAAAGATATCACGGTTCGAGAGAATATAAAACACCATGCTTTGCTGCAAAAAATACCGCGAGCAGAAATTGAAGAACGGATTAAAGAAGTTTCATCACTACTGGGTCTGGAGGAATATATGGACAGGACTATTTCTTCTCTATCAGGAGGGTGGAAAAGAAAAACTGCCATTGTCTGTTCCATAATCCACAGACCCAAAATCCTTTTTTTAGATGAACCCACTGCAGGACTTGACACACGCTCAAGACACATGCTGTGGGACCTCATTAGAATGCTGAACAGCAACGGAACTACAATATTTCTGACAACTCACTACATAGAAGAAGCAGAATCACTCTGCGACAGAGTAGGAATAATGAATTATGGCAGAATAATTGCATTAGGAACACCCAAAGAGCTCTGTCAGAAGATTGGCTCAATGACTGTAGAATTAATAGGTGACGATGGAAAAATATACAATCGATATTTTCCAGATCGATCCAGTGCAAAAGAATTCGTGCAGGCTACAACTGAAAATTATAACATTATACGAAAGACCAATTTAGAGGATGTATTTTTAGAAATAACTGGAGAGGATACTGCAGCAGATAAGCTGGTGAGATGCTGA